A part of Ptychodera flava strain L36383 chromosome 11, AS_Pfla_20210202, whole genome shotgun sequence genomic DNA contains:
- the LOC139144272 gene encoding uncharacterized protein isoform X2, with product MVVLTTLLLTAVLLAKQVTSLKCHHCVEVNDSGDCSNAALVECTDEQDMCRTVVSWPDNGSSEMTLVKSCSNSSECRESDETGTPTCYPSAQGWVCVYCCRDNICNQGGVGRVVRPPPIPPVPEPLVQRLAGDCGRNSRFCATSITWSDAENFVSINKFCSQPETEDYAVAETSTLCDEEENPDFCVSCCISEMNTCFSNINSANVVTLNSLAYILTCTLIYLLRV from the exons ATGGTCGTCCTCACAACATTACTGCTAACGGCCGTCTTGCTTGCCAAACAAG TCACTAGTTTGAAATGTCATCATTGTGTAGAAGTAAACGACAGCGGTGACTGCAGTAACGCCGCCTTGGTGGAATGTACAGATGAGCAAGATATGTGTAGAACGGTCGTTTCATGGCCAG ATAACGGATCAAGTGAAATGACGCTGGTGAAGTCGTGCAGTAACAGCAGTGAATGCAGAGAATCGGACGAGACAGGCACGCCAACGTGTTATCCATCTGCCCAGGGATGGGTCTGCGTCTATTGTTGCCGTGACAACATTTGTAACCAGGGAGGTGTTGGAAGGGTAGTCCGACCTCCACCTATCCCACCAGTGCCTGAGCCTCTAGTACAGAGGCTGGCCGGTGACTGTGGGAGAAACTCTCGCTTCTGTGCTACATCGATCACGTGGTCAG ATGCCGAAAATTTCGTATCAATCAATAAATTCTGTAGCCAACCAGAAACTGAAGACTATGCAGTAGCCGAAACCTCTACTTTGTGTGACGAGGAGGAAAACCCTGATTTTTGTGTTTCGTGTTGTATTTCCGAGATGAACACATGTTTCAGTAACATTAACAGCGCCAATGTCGTCACTCTcaacagtttggcatatattcTGACTTGTACACTTATCTACCTTTTGCGTGTATGA
- the LOC139144272 gene encoding uncharacterized protein isoform X3 has protein sequence MAVTSLKCHHCVEVNDSGDCSNAALVECTDEQDMCRTVVSWPDNGSSEMTLVKSCSNSSECRESDETGTPTCYPSAQGWVCVYCCRDNICNQGGVGRVVRPPPIPPVPEPLVQRLAGDCGRNSRFCATSITWSDAENFVSINKFCSQPETEDYAVAETSTLCDEEENPDFCVSCCISEMNTCFSNINSANVVTLNSLAYILTCTLIYLLRV, from the exons ATGGCCG TCACTAGTTTGAAATGTCATCATTGTGTAGAAGTAAACGACAGCGGTGACTGCAGTAACGCCGCCTTGGTGGAATGTACAGATGAGCAAGATATGTGTAGAACGGTCGTTTCATGGCCAG ATAACGGATCAAGTGAAATGACGCTGGTGAAGTCGTGCAGTAACAGCAGTGAATGCAGAGAATCGGACGAGACAGGCACGCCAACGTGTTATCCATCTGCCCAGGGATGGGTCTGCGTCTATTGTTGCCGTGACAACATTTGTAACCAGGGAGGTGTTGGAAGGGTAGTCCGACCTCCACCTATCCCACCAGTGCCTGAGCCTCTAGTACAGAGGCTGGCCGGTGACTGTGGGAGAAACTCTCGCTTCTGTGCTACATCGATCACGTGGTCAG ATGCCGAAAATTTCGTATCAATCAATAAATTCTGTAGCCAACCAGAAACTGAAGACTATGCAGTAGCCGAAACCTCTACTTTGTGTGACGAGGAGGAAAACCCTGATTTTTGTGTTTCGTGTTGTATTTCCGAGATGAACACATGTTTCAGTAACATTAACAGCGCCAATGTCGTCACTCTcaacagtttggcatatattcTGACTTGTACACTTATCTACCTTTTGCGTGTATGA
- the LOC139144272 gene encoding uncharacterized protein isoform X1: MSKCLIVVVVLVVFAICFAAVTSLKCHHCVEVNDSGDCSNAALVECTDEQDMCRTVVSWPDNGSSEMTLVKSCSNSSECRESDETGTPTCYPSAQGWVCVYCCRDNICNQGGVGRVVRPPPIPPVPEPLVQRLAGDCGRNSRFCATSITWSDAENFVSINKFCSQPETEDYAVAETSTLCDEEENPDFCVSCCISEMNTCFSNINSANVVTLNSLAYILTCTLIYLLRV; encoded by the exons TCACTAGTTTGAAATGTCATCATTGTGTAGAAGTAAACGACAGCGGTGACTGCAGTAACGCCGCCTTGGTGGAATGTACAGATGAGCAAGATATGTGTAGAACGGTCGTTTCATGGCCAG ATAACGGATCAAGTGAAATGACGCTGGTGAAGTCGTGCAGTAACAGCAGTGAATGCAGAGAATCGGACGAGACAGGCACGCCAACGTGTTATCCATCTGCCCAGGGATGGGTCTGCGTCTATTGTTGCCGTGACAACATTTGTAACCAGGGAGGTGTTGGAAGGGTAGTCCGACCTCCACCTATCCCACCAGTGCCTGAGCCTCTAGTACAGAGGCTGGCCGGTGACTGTGGGAGAAACTCTCGCTTCTGTGCTACATCGATCACGTGGTCAG ATGCCGAAAATTTCGTATCAATCAATAAATTCTGTAGCCAACCAGAAACTGAAGACTATGCAGTAGCCGAAACCTCTACTTTGTGTGACGAGGAGGAAAACCCTGATTTTTGTGTTTCGTGTTGTATTTCCGAGATGAACACATGTTTCAGTAACATTAACAGCGCCAATGTCGTCACTCTcaacagtttggcatatattcTGACTTGTACACTTATCTACCTTTTGCGTGTATGA